Proteins from a genomic interval of Rhodococcus rhodochrous:
- a CDS encoding SRPBCC family protein has product MAQVSASSSIQLAAAPEAVLTALADYETVRPRILTEHYRDYRVISGGRGDGTVVHWILQATEKRQRDVQATVSVKGSTVTETDANSSLVTTYSVVPNGTGSTVVVLTQWQGAGGVKGFFEKTFAPLGLKKIQQQVLENLKKEVD; this is encoded by the coding sequence ATGGCACAGGTCAGCGCAAGCAGTTCGATCCAGTTGGCGGCAGCTCCCGAGGCGGTGCTCACCGCCCTGGCCGACTACGAGACCGTGCGCCCGCGCATCCTCACCGAGCACTACCGCGACTACCGCGTGATCTCCGGCGGCCGCGGCGACGGCACCGTCGTGCACTGGATCCTCCAGGCCACGGAGAAGCGTCAGCGCGACGTGCAGGCCACCGTGTCGGTGAAGGGCAGTACCGTCACGGAGACGGATGCCAACTCCTCGCTCGTGACGACCTACAGCGTCGTGCCGAACGGGACGGGTTCGACGGTCGTGGTGCTCACGCAGTGGCAGGGCGCCGGCGGCGTCAAGGGTTTCTTCGAGAAGACGTTCGCGCCGCTCGGCCTGAAGAAGATCCAGCAGCAGGTGCTCGAGAACCTGAAGAAGGAAGTCGACTGA
- a CDS encoding YbaB/EbfC family nucleoid-associated protein, giving the protein MPDMQQLLAQAQQMQQQLVAAQNEMAQAEVTGQAGGGLVTATVKGTGEVVSVKIDPKVVDPEDVETLQDLVVGAIADASAKAQEIAAEKLGPLAGGLGGGIPGLPGF; this is encoded by the coding sequence ATGCCCGACATGCAGCAACTCCTCGCTCAGGCCCAGCAGATGCAGCAGCAGCTCGTCGCTGCGCAGAACGAGATGGCGCAGGCAGAGGTCACCGGCCAGGCCGGCGGTGGCCTCGTGACGGCGACGGTGAAGGGCACGGGCGAGGTCGTGTCCGTGAAGATCGATCCGAAGGTCGTCGACCCCGAGGACGTCGAGACCCTGCAGGATCTCGTGGTCGGTGCGATCGCCGACGCCTCGGCGAAGGCTCAGGAGATCGCGGCCGAGAAGCTCGGTCCGCTCGCGGGTGGGCTCGGCGGCGGAATCCCCGGCCTGCCCGGTTTCTAG
- the recR gene encoding recombination mediator RecR, whose amino-acid sequence MYEGPVQDLIDELGKLPGVGPKSAQRIAFHLLSVEPPEIDRLQAALQRIRDGVQFCEVCGTVSDQQRCRICSDPRRDRTVICVVEEPKDVQAIERTREFRGRYHVLGGALDPLNGVGPDQLHIRELLTRIGNQEDGVDVSEVIIATDPNTEGEATATYLVRMLRDFPGLSVTRLASGLPMGGDLEFADELTLGRALSGRRAM is encoded by the coding sequence TTGTACGAAGGACCGGTACAGGACCTCATCGACGAGCTGGGCAAACTTCCGGGCGTCGGCCCGAAGAGTGCCCAGCGCATCGCGTTCCACCTGCTCTCGGTCGAGCCGCCCGAGATCGACCGCCTGCAGGCGGCGCTGCAGCGGATTCGCGACGGCGTGCAGTTCTGCGAGGTCTGCGGAACGGTCTCCGACCAGCAGCGTTGCCGCATCTGCTCCGATCCTCGCCGCGACCGCACAGTGATCTGCGTGGTCGAGGAACCGAAGGACGTGCAGGCGATCGAACGCACCCGTGAGTTCCGGGGGCGCTATCACGTCCTCGGTGGTGCGCTCGACCCGCTCAACGGCGTCGGCCCCGACCAGCTGCACATCCGCGAACTGCTCACCCGCATCGGCAATCAGGAGGACGGCGTCGACGTCTCCGAGGTGATCATCGCGACCGACCCCAACACGGAGGGCGAGGCGACGGCCACCTATCTGGTGCGCATGCTGCGCGACTTCCCGGGGCTGAGCGTCACCCGTCTGGCCTCGGGTCTGCCGATGGGTGGCGATCTCGAGTTCGCCGACGAGCTGACGCTCGGACGGGCGTTGTCGGGGAGGCGGGCGATGTGA
- a CDS encoding TetR/AcrR family transcriptional regulator: MTVRSTEASHRGEPEKRRRTSDETRKLIIDAAGKAFATRPYRDITLKDIAEEAGVSAPLIIKYFGSKEQLYEELVDFQYGAQVLFDGPLESLGERMVAMLARPLEPYKPLSMNILFMSGGSEESNRMLRDNYSAQMVDALAARLPGPDARLRAELAMSAVMGLAIMRRRMMQERATGTVEEVVAMYAPLVQRLLDGDGS, from the coding sequence GTGACCGTGCGCAGCACGGAGGCATCGCACCGGGGTGAGCCGGAGAAGCGTCGCCGGACTTCCGACGAGACCAGGAAGTTGATCATCGACGCTGCGGGGAAGGCGTTCGCGACGCGCCCCTACCGCGACATCACGCTCAAGGACATCGCGGAGGAAGCGGGAGTCAGCGCACCGCTGATCATCAAGTACTTCGGCTCGAAGGAGCAGTTGTACGAGGAGCTCGTCGACTTCCAGTACGGCGCGCAGGTGCTGTTCGACGGACCGCTCGAGAGCCTGGGGGAGCGGATGGTCGCGATGCTCGCCCGCCCGCTCGAGCCCTACAAGCCGTTGTCGATGAACATCCTGTTCATGAGCGGGGGCAGCGAGGAGAGCAACCGCATGCTCCGCGACAACTACTCCGCGCAGATGGTCGACGCGCTCGCCGCGCGGCTACCGGGGCCGGATGCCCGTCTCCGGGCCGAGCTGGCGATGTCGGCGGTGATGGGGTTGGCGATCATGCGGCGCCGCATGATGCAGGAGCGCGCGACCGGCACGGTCGAGGAAGTCGTGGCCATGTACGCGCCGCTGGTCCAGCGGTTGCTCGACGGAGACGGTTCTTAG
- a CDS encoding MFS transporter, translating to MSISLPLRLHVAGRSASAPTRSASGTKKASGPAEKKTRNLRHLVFPVLAVGAVFQAIMQTVMVPLLPSMPGFTGAGPTAVSWLVTSTLLVGAVMTPIFGRLADMIGKKRMLLIAFSLMTLGSLICALTSDIGLLIVARGLQGAGAAVLPIGMAILREVLPREHVERSIAMLSSTLGIGTAVGIPFAAAIVQFADWHLLFWITAAIGAGVALAAWIVIPESDTRTGGRFDAVGAAGLSAALVCLLVPITQGSTWGWTSPAVLLSFAASVLLFVLWGVQQLRNRNPLVDLRVSAHRSVLAPHLSALLVGFAFYGNTLITTQLLQASSEHGAGYDLTILQAAACQLAASFAMMIFAIVASRITERFGPKITIMTGAVFLLAGYSVHAVPGKPLGLVVAAIFVAAIGTSLVYCTLPVLLLGAVPLSQNAAANGVNVLLRTVGSTVCSAVVASVLAAHTLAGGLGIGTAGFVIAYLVCAGCAVVVFVSGFALPSKQALRPVGN from the coding sequence ATGTCGATCTCGCTCCCCCTACGCCTGCACGTGGCGGGTAGGTCCGCCTCCGCGCCGACGCGCTCGGCGTCCGGAACGAAGAAGGCGAGCGGACCGGCGGAGAAGAAGACGCGTAACCTGCGGCATCTCGTCTTCCCGGTTCTCGCGGTCGGTGCCGTCTTCCAGGCCATCATGCAGACCGTCATGGTCCCGCTCCTGCCGAGCATGCCGGGCTTCACCGGCGCCGGACCCACCGCCGTGTCGTGGCTGGTGACGAGCACCCTGCTGGTCGGTGCGGTGATGACGCCCATCTTCGGCCGTCTCGCCGACATGATCGGCAAGAAGCGGATGCTCCTCATCGCGTTCTCGCTCATGACCCTCGGCTCGCTGATCTGCGCGCTGACCTCGGACATCGGACTGCTCATCGTCGCCCGTGGCCTGCAGGGCGCCGGCGCGGCGGTGCTGCCGATCGGCATGGCGATCCTCCGCGAGGTCCTGCCCCGTGAGCACGTGGAGCGCTCGATCGCGATGCTCAGCTCCACCCTCGGCATCGGCACCGCGGTCGGCATCCCGTTCGCGGCCGCCATCGTCCAGTTCGCCGACTGGCACCTGCTCTTCTGGATCACCGCCGCCATCGGCGCCGGTGTCGCCCTCGCGGCGTGGATCGTCATCCCGGAATCGGACACCCGCACCGGCGGTCGCTTCGACGCCGTGGGCGCCGCCGGCCTGTCCGCCGCCCTGGTGTGCCTGCTCGTGCCCATCACCCAGGGCAGCACGTGGGGCTGGACGAGCCCCGCGGTGCTGCTCTCGTTCGCAGCGTCGGTGCTGCTGTTCGTGCTTTGGGGCGTGCAGCAGCTGCGCAACCGCAACCCGCTCGTCGACCTGCGTGTCTCGGCCCACCGTTCCGTCCTCGCGCCGCACCTGTCGGCACTGCTCGTCGGGTTCGCCTTCTACGGCAACACCCTCATCACCACGCAGCTTCTGCAGGCGTCGTCCGAGCACGGAGCCGGATACGACCTGACCATCCTCCAGGCCGCGGCCTGTCAGCTCGCCGCGAGCTTCGCGATGATGATCTTCGCGATCGTGGCCTCCCGGATTACCGAGCGTTTCGGACCCAAGATCACGATCATGACCGGCGCGGTCTTCCTGCTCGCCGGTTACAGCGTCCACGCGGTGCCCGGAAAACCGCTGGGGCTCGTGGTCGCCGCCATCTTCGTCGCGGCCATCGGCACGTCGCTCGTGTACTGCACGCTGCCGGTGCTCCTGCTCGGCGCGGTGCCGCTGTCGCAGAACGCCGCGGCGAACGGCGTCAACGTCCTGCTCCGCACCGTGGGCAGCACCGTCTGCAGCGCGGTCGTCGCCTCGGTGCTCGCGGCCCACACCCTCGCAGGCGGGCTCGGCATCGGCACCGCGGGTTTCGTGATCGCCTATCTCGTGTGCGCCGGCTGCGCCGTGGTCGTCTTCGTCTCGGGCTTCGCGCTCCCGTCGAAGCAGGCCCTGCGGCCGGTCGGGAACTGA
- a CDS encoding oxygenase MpaB family protein produces the protein MTTTPPRTRSRKAAVVAKPEARIEKAGTFPPPNRDPHPKRGRMGWVKVIEELDPVTQHQDIVRITAGYEFPWDYQRSLEFALFRTYCVPSISELLARTGEFEKRPQKRYDDTALLMAELVEHGYDAERGRESLRNINRMHGKYSIDNDDMLYVLSTFVYDPLDWIDRYGWRRLHPKERLASFYFYRQVGIRMGIKDIPESFQEFHRFKLEYEREKFTYSDDNHAIGTYTLRLFQSWYPKVLNKGIEKVVFALIDDRMASAFGFPKSSPQLTEIVEGALRARSAFVRRLPKRRVSLSAGNATNRTYPGYPLGYRPSDLGVEH, from the coding sequence ATGACGACCACTCCCCCGCGTACCCGCAGCCGGAAGGCCGCCGTCGTCGCGAAGCCCGAGGCACGTATCGAGAAGGCCGGTACGTTCCCACCCCCGAACAGGGACCCGCACCCGAAGCGTGGCCGGATGGGCTGGGTCAAGGTGATCGAGGAGCTCGACCCGGTCACGCAGCACCAGGACATCGTGCGGATCACCGCCGGTTACGAGTTCCCGTGGGACTACCAGCGGTCGCTCGAGTTCGCCCTCTTCCGCACCTACTGCGTGCCCAGCATCTCGGAGCTGCTCGCCCGCACCGGCGAGTTCGAGAAGCGGCCGCAGAAGCGGTACGACGACACGGCGCTGCTGATGGCCGAGCTCGTCGAGCACGGCTACGACGCCGAGCGGGGACGCGAGTCGCTGCGCAACATCAACCGGATGCACGGCAAGTACTCGATCGACAACGACGACATGCTGTACGTCCTGTCGACCTTCGTGTACGACCCGCTCGACTGGATCGACCGCTACGGGTGGCGTCGCCTGCACCCGAAGGAGCGCCTGGCGTCGTTCTACTTCTACCGCCAGGTGGGCATCCGGATGGGCATCAAGGACATCCCGGAGTCGTTCCAGGAGTTCCACCGGTTCAAGCTCGAATACGAGCGCGAGAAGTTCACCTACAGCGACGACAACCACGCCATCGGCACCTACACGCTGCGACTGTTCCAGTCGTGGTACCCGAAGGTGCTGAACAAGGGCATCGAGAAGGTCGTCTTCGCGCTGATCGACGACCGCATGGCGTCGGCGTTCGGTTTCCCGAAGAGCTCACCGCAGCTGACGGAGATCGTCGAGGGCGCGCTGCGGGCACGGTCGGCGTTCGTGCGGCGACTGCCGAAGAGACGCGTGTCGCTGTCGGCGGGCAACGCCACCAACCGGACGTATCCGGGTTACCCCCTCGGTTACCGTCCGAGCGATCTGGGCGTCGAACACTGA
- a CDS encoding aldehyde dehydrogenase family protein has protein sequence MTQNLTSPKNAKSSSDKASTAANTDTFASLDPRNGEVIAEYPIADEAAVGAAVERARVAARWWEAQGFRGRRDWLLEFKKAIASDATSLASVVAKETGKPFGDAFLEVMLAVEHLDWAAKNAKKVLKPRKVPSGVASFNQAATLEYKPLGVIGVIGPWNYPVYTPMGSIAYSLAAGNAVVFKPSELTPGVAKWLEDKWNSIAPTQPVFQVITGLGETGSTLVRSGVDKVAFTGSGPTARKVMAVCAESLTPLVAECGGKDAMIVAADANIDEAVEFAAFGAFGNAGQTCAGVERIYVEEPVYREFLDKLTATVRRAKPGGDENSTYGPMTLPRQVDIVRSHIEDALKSGGKAVLGGLDSVQERIVEPVILTDVPETSAAVCEETFGPTVVVNKVRDLDEAVERANGTDYGLGASIFTRNKKKGRQLAERLRNGMVSVNSVLGFAAIASLPFGGIGESGFGRIHGADGLREFSRPKSVTVAKFRSPLKLMSLERPERDLKISQAMLEFMHGR, from the coding sequence ATGACCCAGAACCTCACCAGTCCGAAGAACGCGAAGAGCAGTTCGGACAAGGCATCCACGGCAGCGAACACCGACACCTTCGCCAGCCTCGACCCCCGGAACGGCGAGGTGATCGCCGAGTATCCGATCGCCGACGAGGCCGCCGTGGGCGCGGCCGTCGAGCGCGCCCGCGTCGCCGCTCGCTGGTGGGAGGCGCAGGGCTTCCGCGGCCGCCGCGACTGGCTCCTCGAGTTCAAGAAGGCCATCGCGTCCGACGCGACCTCGCTCGCATCGGTGGTGGCGAAGGAGACCGGCAAGCCCTTCGGCGACGCCTTCCTCGAAGTCATGCTGGCGGTCGAGCACCTCGATTGGGCGGCCAAGAACGCCAAGAAGGTGCTCAAGCCTCGCAAGGTGCCCTCGGGCGTCGCGAGCTTCAACCAGGCCGCGACCCTCGAGTACAAGCCCCTCGGTGTCATCGGCGTGATCGGCCCCTGGAACTACCCGGTGTACACCCCGATGGGTTCGATCGCCTACTCGCTGGCCGCCGGCAACGCCGTCGTCTTCAAGCCGAGCGAGCTCACTCCCGGTGTCGCGAAATGGCTCGAGGACAAGTGGAACTCGATCGCCCCCACCCAGCCGGTCTTCCAGGTGATCACCGGTCTCGGTGAGACGGGTTCGACGCTCGTGCGTTCGGGTGTCGACAAGGTCGCCTTCACCGGCTCCGGCCCCACCGCCCGCAAGGTCATGGCGGTGTGCGCCGAGTCGCTCACCCCGCTCGTCGCCGAATGCGGCGGCAAGGACGCGATGATCGTCGCGGCCGACGCGAACATCGACGAGGCCGTCGAGTTCGCCGCCTTCGGTGCGTTCGGTAACGCCGGCCAGACCTGCGCGGGTGTCGAGCGCATCTACGTCGAGGAGCCGGTCTACCGCGAGTTCCTCGACAAGCTCACCGCCACCGTCCGGCGCGCGAAGCCGGGCGGCGACGAGAACTCCACCTACGGCCCCATGACGCTTCCGCGCCAGGTCGACATCGTGCGCAGTCACATCGAGGACGCCCTGAAGTCCGGTGGCAAGGCCGTCCTCGGCGGGCTCGATTCGGTGCAGGAGCGCATCGTCGAGCCCGTCATCCTCACCGACGTGCCCGAGACCTCGGCCGCGGTGTGCGAGGAGACCTTCGGCCCGACGGTCGTCGTCAACAAGGTCCGCGATCTCGACGAGGCTGTCGAACGCGCGAACGGCACCGACTACGGTCTCGGTGCGTCGATCTTCACGCGCAACAAGAAGAAGGGCCGTCAGCTCGCCGAGCGCCTGCGCAACGGCATGGTGTCGGTCAACTCGGTGCTCGGCTTCGCCGCCATCGCCTCGTTGCCCTTCGGCGGCATCGGCGAGTCCGGCTTCGGCCGCATCCACGGCGCCGACGGCCTGCGCGAGTTCAGCCGTCCCAAGTCCGTCACGGTGGCGAAGTTCCGCTCGCCGCTCAAGCTCATGAGCCTCGAGCGTCCGGAGCGCGACCTGAAGATCTCGCAGGCGATGCTCGAGTTCATGCACGGAAGGTGA
- a CDS encoding GntR family transcriptional regulator, which translates to MAAPTRSPGTAADHAAASRRSEGAVRRRPQLSDEVAGHLRGSIMSGALRPGDFIRLDETAVELGVSVTPVREALLTLRGEGMVESAPNRGYRVSPLTRGDIDDIFWLQGQIAVELALRAVDRATPADLERLAELNERLRMLVVIPEGVTPDIERIADAEFDFHRELNRIADSPKLAWFLNTAARTIPYRLYARDAEWGTLAIRSHTKLIEAIAAQDHSEVITQTLVQFEDAAARLVAHRERAGVDSPSG; encoded by the coding sequence ATGGCGGCACCGACACGTAGCCCCGGGACAGCGGCGGATCACGCTGCGGCATCCCGACGTTCGGAGGGGGCCGTGCGGCGCCGTCCGCAGCTTTCCGACGAGGTGGCCGGCCACCTCCGCGGTTCGATCATGTCCGGCGCGTTGCGTCCGGGCGACTTCATCCGGCTCGACGAGACCGCGGTCGAACTCGGCGTCAGCGTCACCCCCGTCCGGGAGGCGCTGCTGACGCTGCGCGGGGAGGGGATGGTCGAATCCGCCCCGAACCGCGGCTACCGGGTCTCGCCTCTCACGCGCGGCGACATCGACGACATCTTCTGGCTGCAGGGACAGATCGCCGTCGAGCTCGCGCTCCGAGCGGTCGACCGTGCCACGCCGGCCGACCTCGAGCGTCTGGCCGAACTCAACGAGAGGCTGCGCATGCTCGTCGTCATTCCGGAGGGAGTGACACCCGACATCGAGCGGATCGCCGACGCGGAGTTCGACTTCCATCGCGAGCTCAACCGCATCGCCGACAGCCCCAAGCTCGCGTGGTTCCTCAACACCGCCGCGCGCACGATTCCGTACCGCCTCTACGCGCGGGACGCCGAGTGGGGAACGCTCGCCATCCGGTCGCACACGAAGCTGATCGAGGCGATCGCTGCGCAGGACCACAGCGAAGTGATCACGCAGACGCTGGTGCAGTTCGAGGACGCGGCCGCGCGGCTGGTCGCCCACCGTGAGCGAGCGGGTGTCGATTCGCCTTCCGGATAG
- a CDS encoding oxygenase MpaB family protein — protein MTTHAEERVPAVTTDEPEAIPAPLPAGSVELADFVGESMLLLGAGATVLLQLASRGVGYGVADHSSTLQRPLDRLRTTMTYVYAVTLGTPEEKKQIVRMVNKAHVPVRSETYNAFDPELQLWVAATLYRNGVDMYRRMFGPLTDADIERIYRQSAVYGTALQVKDDMWPKTREEFDRYWDEMIATFEVDRKVRSFTRNLLTGGDAPLPVRALMPLQRFMTIGLLPQRMRDEFALPWSPRDQRRFDLFWKVVPPIYRAVPRPIRQLSATYYLNDMRRRMKAHGHVI, from the coding sequence ATGACGACCCACGCCGAAGAGCGCGTCCCCGCCGTCACCACCGACGAACCGGAGGCGATCCCCGCTCCGCTTCCGGCGGGCTCGGTCGAACTGGCCGACTTCGTCGGTGAGTCGATGCTTCTGCTCGGAGCCGGTGCGACGGTCCTCCTGCAGCTGGCATCGCGCGGTGTCGGGTACGGCGTCGCCGATCACAGCTCCACCCTGCAGCGGCCGCTCGACCGGCTGCGCACCACGATGACCTACGTCTACGCGGTCACGCTCGGTACTCCCGAGGAGAAGAAGCAGATCGTCCGGATGGTCAACAAGGCGCACGTCCCGGTGCGTTCGGAGACCTACAACGCCTTCGATCCCGAACTCCAGTTGTGGGTCGCGGCAACGCTGTACCGCAACGGTGTCGACATGTACCGGCGGATGTTCGGGCCTCTCACCGATGCCGACATCGAACGCATCTACCGCCAGTCCGCGGTCTACGGCACGGCTCTGCAGGTCAAGGACGACATGTGGCCGAAGACGCGGGAGGAATTCGACAGGTACTGGGACGAGATGATCGCGACCTTCGAGGTCGACCGGAAGGTGCGTTCCTTCACCCGCAATCTCCTCACCGGCGGCGACGCCCCGCTTCCCGTTCGCGCCCTCATGCCGCTGCAGCGCTTCATGACGATCGGCCTTCTCCCGCAACGCATGCGCGACGAATTCGCGCTGCCGTGGAGCCCGCGCGACCAGCGGCGCTTCGACCTGTTCTGGAAGGTGGTCCCGCCGATCTACCGCGCGGTGCCCAGGCCGATCCGCCAGCTGTCGGCCACCTACTACCTCAACGACATGCGCCGCCGGATGAAGGCGCACGGACACGTCATCTGA
- a CDS encoding DUF4334 domain-containing protein: MNVVQRLEELRARTDRIDPRELDALWEHLAPARIDDLVGYRWKGFSFDTGHRTHTLLGTSRWYGKTFASVSEVQPLVCYGEDGELFSDTKTGRGEASLWEIVFRGEVTATMVYDGMPVFDHFKKVDDDTVVGVMNGKGSLVFDDGEHYWFGLERDSAV; this comes from the coding sequence ATGAACGTCGTCCAGCGACTCGAGGAACTGCGCGCCCGCACCGACCGGATCGATCCTCGCGAACTCGATGCCCTCTGGGAGCATCTCGCTCCGGCACGCATCGACGATCTCGTCGGATACCGGTGGAAGGGCTTCAGTTTCGACACCGGGCACCGCACCCATACGCTGCTCGGCACGTCGCGGTGGTACGGAAAGACGTTCGCGTCGGTGTCCGAGGTCCAGCCGCTCGTGTGCTACGGCGAGGACGGCGAGTTGTTCTCCGACACGAAGACCGGACGCGGCGAGGCGAGCCTGTGGGAGATCGTCTTCCGCGGTGAGGTGACGGCGACGATGGTCTACGACGGCATGCCGGTCTTCGACCACTTCAAGAAGGTCGACGACGACACCGTCGTCGGGGTGATGAACGGCAAGGGTTCGCTGGTGTTCGACGACGGCGAGCACTACTGGTTCGGTCTCGAACGCGACAGCGCCGTGTGA
- a CDS encoding NAD(P)-dependent alcohol dehydrogenase — translation MTRTATAAVLREYGAPLRLETVTVPELRDEEVLVQIHGVGICHTDLTAAAGGVPVPTPVVLGHEGAGVVTEVGSAVTALAVGDRVVLGFDSCRTCRNCARGRHAYCTRFAPLNYSGVRTDGSAVLRDADGAPVHGNWFGQSSFSSLVVATERNAVRLPADVPVALAGPLGCGLATGAGTVLEVLRPEQGSTIVVFGLGAVGTAAVMAARIAGCESIIGVDPNPRRHGVARSLGATEVLSPDDHDDLGRHLRRLTGGGADYAVEAVGTESVIRQALSSLTSPGVCATLGLRAGRNPVSIDQTHLLSGRTLTGVIEGDVDPHRFLPELAALWRDGRFPVDELVQTFDFTKLDDALAAVTSGEVVKAVLTFDIQGNT, via the coding sequence ATGACCCGCACCGCGACCGCAGCGGTACTCCGCGAGTACGGTGCACCGCTGCGGCTCGAGACCGTGACCGTGCCCGAACTGCGCGACGAGGAAGTGCTCGTACAGATCCACGGGGTCGGGATCTGCCACACCGACCTCACCGCCGCCGCGGGCGGCGTTCCCGTCCCGACGCCCGTCGTACTGGGACACGAGGGTGCCGGAGTCGTCACCGAAGTGGGCTCGGCGGTCACCGCTCTCGCGGTCGGCGACCGAGTCGTCCTCGGATTCGACTCGTGCCGCACGTGCCGCAACTGCGCCCGGGGACGGCACGCCTACTGCACGCGATTCGCCCCGCTCAACTACAGCGGTGTGCGCACCGACGGCTCGGCCGTGCTCCGCGACGCCGACGGAGCACCGGTGCACGGCAACTGGTTCGGACAGTCGTCGTTCTCCTCGCTCGTCGTGGCCACCGAACGCAACGCCGTGCGTCTGCCGGCGGATGTTCCGGTGGCACTGGCGGGTCCGCTCGGGTGCGGCCTGGCGACCGGCGCCGGAACCGTTCTCGAGGTGTTGCGACCGGAACAGGGGTCGACGATCGTCGTCTTCGGTCTCGGCGCCGTCGGCACGGCCGCGGTGATGGCAGCGCGTATCGCCGGGTGCGAGAGCATCATCGGCGTCGACCCGAATCCGCGACGGCACGGCGTCGCGCGATCGCTCGGGGCCACCGAGGTCCTCTCCCCCGACGATCACGACGACCTCGGACGCCATCTGCGTCGTCTCACCGGCGGTGGTGCCGACTACGCGGTGGAGGCCGTGGGCACCGAATCCGTGATCCGGCAGGCACTGTCGTCTCTGACCAGTCCCGGTGTCTGCGCCACCCTCGGACTGCGTGCCGGCCGCAATCCCGTCTCGATCGACCAGACCCATCTGTTGTCCGGTCGCACGCTGACCGGAGTCATCGAGGGCGACGTCGATCCCCACCGGTTCCTTCCCGAGCTGGCCGCGCTGTGGCGCGACGGGCGTTTCCCCGTCGACGAACTCGTGCAGACCTTCGATTTCACGAAACTCGACGACGCTCTCGCCGCTGTCACCTCCGGCGAGGTCGTCAAAGCCGTACTCACCTTCGACATCCAGGGGAACACATGA
- a CDS encoding TetR/AcrR family transcriptional regulator: MPEQAQVGARTAAKTGTPTPTVRRRPKNRKAQIATVAAEAFSERGYHGVSIDEIATAVGISGPALYRHFPNKYALFHHAVVTLADALGSALAEFDEQSGANGTGLDAAEELERKLLALIRTTIENRRTGGLYRWERRYLTGEDHSEIRSKMRALNRHLARTVARLRPDLTDDDYVLLSSAMLSVIGSITTHRVPLSNRRLQQLLLDACTAVAATDLVPDIDEPAPTPEPGGLSVANKREVLLHEAVLLFDARGYHEVSIEEIGAAAGINASGVYRHFASKADLLAAAFHRAGDRVAMIIGEALADSTTSAQALDVLTEAYVRMSFENSELMSVYFAEVGNLPAHHRSDLRNIQRLNIEEWARLVGELRPELPAVECRFLVHAALNLVLDTGNLVHFLPTPSRQRRVQQLMLSVLLGDTGSPEAVG, from the coding sequence GTGCCCGAACAAGCGCAGGTCGGGGCACGCACAGCCGCGAAGACCGGCACCCCGACCCCCACCGTGCGGCGCCGGCCGAAGAACCGCAAGGCACAGATCGCCACGGTCGCGGCCGAGGCGTTCAGCGAACGCGGCTACCACGGCGTGAGCATCGACGAGATCGCCACTGCCGTCGGCATCTCCGGCCCCGCCCTGTACCGGCACTTCCCGAACAAGTACGCCCTGTTCCACCATGCCGTGGTCACCCTCGCCGACGCCCTCGGCTCCGCCCTCGCGGAGTTCGACGAACAGAGCGGAGCGAACGGCACCGGACTCGACGCCGCCGAGGAGCTCGAACGCAAACTCCTCGCGCTCATCCGCACCACGATCGAGAACCGCCGGACGGGCGGGTTGTACCGCTGGGAACGCCGCTACCTCACGGGTGAGGACCACAGTGAGATCCGCTCGAAGATGCGGGCACTCAACCGCCATCTCGCCCGCACGGTCGCGCGGCTGCGGCCCGATCTCACCGACGACGACTACGTGCTGCTCAGCAGCGCGATGCTCAGCGTCATCGGCTCCATCACCACTCACCGCGTCCCGCTGTCCAACCGGCGCCTGCAGCAGCTCCTGCTCGACGCGTGCACAGCGGTCGCAGCAACCGATCTGGTGCCCGACATCGACGAACCCGCACCGACTCCCGAGCCGGGTGGGCTGTCCGTGGCGAACAAGCGTGAGGTCCTCCTGCACGAGGCCGTGCTGCTCTTCGACGCCCGGGGCTATCACGAGGTGAGCATCGAGGAGATCGGTGCTGCGGCAGGTATCAACGCGTCCGGCGTCTACCGTCACTTCGCGAGCAAGGCCGATCTGCTCGCCGCCGCCTTCCACCGGGCCGGTGATCGCGTCGCGATGATCATCGGCGAAGCGCTCGCCGACTCGACGACCTCCGCGCAGGCCCTCGACGTCCTCACCGAGGCGTATGTCCGGATGTCGTTCGAGAACAGCGAACTGATGTCGGTGTACTTCGCCGAGGTCGGCAACCTGCCCGCGCATCATCGCAGCGACCTGCGGAACATCCAGCGGCTCAACATCGAGGAATGGGCCCGTCTGGTCGGGGAGCTCCGCCCCGAGCTGCCCGCCGTCGAATGCCGCTTCCTCGTGCACGCCGCGCTCAACCTCGTGCTCGACACCGGCAACCTCGTGCACTTCCTGCCCACCCCCTCCCGGCAGCGCAGGGTGCAGCAGCTGATGCTCTCGGTGCTGCTCGGCGACACCGGTTCGCCGGAGGCGGTGGGATGA